The following proteins come from a genomic window of Sinorhizobium fredii NGR234:
- a CDS encoding ABC transporter ATP-binding protein, with protein MAGVDFVDVRKSFGAVPIIKGVNIEIDDGEFVILVGPSGCGKSTLLRMLAGLENITAGEIRIGDRVVNRLPPKDRDIAMVFQNYALYPHMTVADNMAFSLMLASTPKAEIDKRVGVAAEILGLSKLLDRYPRQLSGGQRQRVAMGRAIVRDPQVFLFDEPLSNLDAKLRVAMRAEIKELHQRLKTTTVYVTHDQIEAMTMADKIVVMHDGIVEQIGAPLELYDHPANLFVAGFIGSPAMNMIRGRLHPEDPTAFMTADGTALPVARPSAAARGRDLVYGLRPEYMSLDPNGLPAEVVVTEPTGYETQMIARLGGNDVTCVFRERVTAKPGETIRLKIDGAHVHLFDAETGQRLFD; from the coding sequence ATGGCAGGCGTGGATTTTGTCGATGTCCGGAAATCCTTCGGGGCTGTTCCCATCATCAAGGGCGTGAATATCGAAATCGACGACGGCGAGTTCGTCATTCTCGTGGGCCCGTCCGGCTGCGGAAAATCGACCTTGCTGCGGATGCTGGCGGGGCTCGAGAACATCACGGCGGGAGAAATCCGCATCGGCGACCGCGTCGTCAACCGGCTGCCGCCGAAGGATCGCGACATCGCCATGGTGTTCCAGAACTATGCGCTCTATCCGCATATGACGGTCGCCGACAACATGGCCTTCTCGCTGATGCTGGCAAGCACGCCGAAGGCGGAGATCGACAAACGGGTCGGTGTTGCGGCGGAAATCCTCGGGCTCTCGAAGCTGCTCGACCGCTATCCGCGCCAGCTGTCCGGCGGCCAGCGCCAGCGCGTCGCCATGGGCCGGGCGATCGTGCGCGACCCGCAGGTGTTCCTGTTCGACGAACCGCTCTCGAACCTCGACGCCAAGCTGCGCGTCGCCATGCGCGCCGAGATCAAGGAATTGCACCAGCGGCTGAAGACGACGACGGTCTATGTCACCCATGACCAGATCGAGGCGATGACGATGGCCGACAAGATCGTCGTCATGCATGACGGCATCGTCGAGCAGATCGGCGCGCCGCTCGAGCTCTACGACCACCCGGCCAATCTCTTCGTCGCCGGCTTCATCGGCTCGCCGGCCATGAACATGATCCGCGGCCGGCTACACCCGGAGGATCCGACGGCCTTCATGACCGCGGACGGCACGGCGCTTCCCGTCGCCCGGCCGAGTGCAGCCGCCCGGGGTCGCGACCTCGTCTACGGCCTCAGGCCCGAATATATGTCGCTCGACCCGAACGGTCTGCCCGCCGAGGTCGTGGTGACCGAGCCGACCGGCTACGAAACGCAGATGATCGCCAGGCTCGGCGGCAACGACGTGACCTGTGTCTTCCGCGAGCGGGTGACTGCCAAGCCCGGCGAGACGATCCGCCTCAAGATCGACGGCGCGCATGTTCATCTGTTCGACGCTGAGACCGGACAGCGATTGTTCGACTGA
- a CDS encoding SDR family oxidoreductase, with protein sequence MTEGKRSGEGKIALVTGGGSGVGRGIARRLGAEGYLLVITGRRADVLQRAATDIAAETGGSVRAIACDVGDPGQVVALFDAIRSEFGRLDLLVNNAGSTVPPVPLEEVTFEQWSGILAANLTGAFLCTQQAFRLMKAQDPRGGRIINNGSISATTPRPNSAPYTSTKHAITGLTKATALDGRPFDIACGQIDIGNAATDMTQKMSSGVLQANGEIAAEPTIPVEHVADAVVYMASLPLTANVLTMTVMATKMPLVGRG encoded by the coding sequence ATGACAGAGGGCAAGAGATCGGGCGAGGGCAAGATCGCGCTGGTGACGGGCGGCGGGTCCGGCGTCGGCCGCGGCATCGCCAGGCGACTGGGTGCCGAGGGCTATCTCCTTGTCATTACCGGGCGCCGCGCCGACGTATTGCAGCGCGCGGCGACGGACATCGCTGCGGAAACCGGCGGCAGCGTCCGGGCAATTGCCTGCGATGTCGGCGATCCCGGGCAGGTTGTGGCCCTTTTCGATGCGATCCGGAGCGAGTTCGGCAGGCTCGACCTGCTCGTCAACAATGCCGGCTCGACCGTGCCGCCTGTTCCGCTCGAGGAGGTCACCTTCGAGCAATGGAGTGGAATTCTTGCCGCGAACCTGACCGGCGCCTTCCTCTGCACCCAGCAGGCCTTTCGGCTGATGAAGGCACAGGACCCGCGCGGCGGCCGGATCATCAACAACGGCTCGATTTCGGCGACGACGCCCCGGCCCAACTCGGCACCCTACACGTCAACCAAGCATGCGATCACCGGGCTCACCAAGGCGACGGCACTCGACGGGCGACCCTTCGATATTGCCTGTGGGCAGATCGATATCGGCAACGCCGCAACCGACATGACGCAGAAGATGAGCAGCGGCGTGCTGCAGGCCAACGGCGAGATCGCAGCGGAGCCGACGATTCCGGTCGAGCATGTCGCCGATGCCGTCGTCTACATGGCGAGCCTGCCGCTGACGGCCAATGTGCTGACGATGACGGTGATGGCGACGAAGATGCCGCTGGTCGGCCGCGGATAG
- the denD gene encoding D-erythronate dehydrogenase — translation MHVMIIGAAGMIGRKLVEKLAAEPGALGYEIGRLSLVDVIEPPIPAAYSAISTALALDLSREGSGEQLVATRPDVIYHLAAIVSGEAEADFDKGYGVNLDGTRALFEAIRQEGRREPYSPRLVFASSIAVFGQPFPEKIGDEFFTTPLTSYGTQKAICELLLADYSRRGFFDGIGIRLPTICIRPGKPNKAASGFFSNILREPLAGQEAVLPVDENVRHWFASPRSAVGFFVHAARMETSRIGPRRNLTMPGLSALVGEEIEALKRVAGPKAAGLIRREPDPVIGAIVAGWPTNFDARRARELGFTAESSFDEIIRIHIEDELGGKI, via the coding sequence ATGCATGTCATGATCATCGGTGCGGCCGGCATGATCGGCCGGAAACTCGTCGAGAAACTGGCGGCCGAGCCGGGCGCCCTCGGCTATGAGATCGGCCGGCTGAGCCTGGTGGACGTGATTGAGCCGCCGATTCCCGCGGCCTATTCGGCAATCTCGACGGCGCTGGCGCTCGATCTGTCGCGGGAAGGCAGCGGCGAGCAGCTTGTCGCGACACGGCCGGACGTCATCTACCATCTCGCGGCGATCGTCTCGGGCGAGGCGGAGGCCGATTTCGACAAGGGCTACGGCGTCAATCTCGACGGGACGCGGGCGCTCTTCGAGGCGATCCGCCAGGAGGGTCGGCGCGAGCCCTATTCGCCGCGCCTCGTCTTCGCCTCCTCGATCGCCGTCTTCGGCCAGCCGTTCCCGGAAAAGATCGGTGACGAGTTCTTTACGACGCCGCTGACGAGCTACGGCACGCAGAAGGCGATCTGCGAACTGCTGCTGGCCGACTATTCGCGGCGCGGCTTCTTCGACGGCATCGGCATCCGCCTGCCGACCATCTGCATCCGGCCGGGCAAGCCGAACAAGGCGGCGTCCGGCTTCTTCTCCAACATCCTGCGCGAGCCGCTGGCCGGCCAGGAGGCCGTCCTGCCGGTCGATGAAAACGTCCGGCACTGGTTCGCCAGCCCGCGCTCGGCCGTCGGCTTCTTCGTTCACGCGGCGCGGATGGAGACAAGCCGGATCGGGCCGCGGCGCAACCTGACCATGCCGGGCTTGTCGGCGCTGGTCGGCGAGGAGATCGAGGCGCTGAAGCGCGTTGCCGGGCCGAAGGCCGCCGGCCTCATCCGCCGCGAACCGGACCCGGTCATCGGTGCGATCGTCGCCGGCTGGCCGACGAATTTCGATGCGCGCCGCGCTCGTGAACTGGGCTTCACGGCCGAGAGCAGCTTCGACGAGATCATCCGCATCCATATCGAGGACGAACTCGGAGGGAAGATCTGA
- a CDS encoding FadR/GntR family transcriptional regulator, with protein sequence MTGSPILTQMPKVGRSLDRRTARELIADKLMVLVATNMLRPGDELPGERELANVLHVSRETVRGAIQTLAARGIIEVSQGSRSRVADVDLSDVTVTIASPNAIDSYDLEDVHAARLHIELKVVGDAAANMDDEALKKLESLLEAQKLCSDDAMRFLICDREFHVAIYRACGNPLLSDFVTDLYTYMMDYRRSAMSRPGAIEASYKDHSEIVEALRRRDREAVVAAFHEHLMRIYRTTKELLVDGNGRKQKQKGTRNPE encoded by the coding sequence ATGACTGGCAGTCCGATACTCACGCAGATGCCGAAGGTGGGGCGGAGCCTTGACCGGCGCACGGCGCGTGAGTTGATTGCCGACAAGCTGATGGTGCTGGTCGCCACCAACATGCTGAGGCCCGGCGACGAACTGCCGGGGGAGCGAGAACTCGCCAACGTCCTCCATGTCAGCCGCGAGACGGTGCGCGGTGCCATTCAGACGCTGGCGGCGCGCGGCATCATCGAGGTGTCGCAGGGAAGCCGCAGCCGTGTTGCCGATGTCGATCTCAGCGACGTCACGGTGACGATCGCCTCGCCGAATGCCATCGACAGCTACGATCTCGAGGATGTCCATGCGGCGAGGCTGCACATAGAGCTGAAGGTGGTGGGCGATGCCGCCGCCAACATGGACGACGAGGCACTGAAGAAGCTTGAAAGCCTGCTCGAGGCACAGAAGCTCTGCAGCGACGACGCGATGCGCTTCCTGATCTGCGACCGCGAATTCCACGTGGCGATCTACCGGGCCTGCGGCAATCCGCTGCTCTCGGACTTCGTCACAGACCTCTATACTTACATGATGGACTACCGGCGCAGCGCCATGTCGCGCCCGGGTGCGATCGAGGCGAGCTACAAGGATCACAGCGAAATCGTCGAGGCGCTGCGGCGGCGCGACCGTGAAGCGGTCGTCGCGGCCTTTCACGAGCATCTGATGCGCATCTATCGGACGACGAAGGAACTGCTCGTTGACGGAAACGGCAGGAAACAGAAACAGAAGGGCACGCGCAATCCGGAATGA
- a CDS encoding aldolase, producing MSESRLREEICRYGRSLFERGLTPGSSGNISLRLDDGGWLVTPTNASLGFLDPTRISRLDSKGKLVAGDKPTKEIPLHAALYESRGSARAIVHLHSTHAVALTMLPEIDPRAALPPMTPYYLMRAGETALVPYYRPGDPAVADAIRGLAGKYSSVLLANHGPVVAGDSLEAAVFATEELEETAKLYLLLRNLNPRYLTPDQVSDLVKTFGLELPLLDDHEGHDHG from the coding sequence ATGTCCGAGAGCCGTCTGCGCGAGGAAATCTGCCGCTACGGACGATCGCTGTTCGAGCGCGGGCTTACGCCCGGCTCCTCCGGAAACATCTCGCTTCGGCTTGACGACGGCGGCTGGCTGGTGACGCCGACCAATGCCTCGCTCGGCTTCCTCGACCCGACCCGCATCTCGCGGCTCGACTCCAAGGGCAAGCTCGTTGCGGGCGACAAGCCGACGAAGGAGATCCCACTGCACGCCGCCCTCTACGAGTCGCGCGGCAGCGCCCGTGCCATCGTGCATCTCCATTCGACCCACGCGGTGGCGCTCACCATGCTGCCCGAGATCGATCCGCGCGCCGCGCTGCCGCCGATGACCCCTTACTATCTCATGCGCGCCGGCGAGACGGCGCTGGTGCCCTATTACCGCCCCGGCGACCCGGCGGTTGCAGATGCGATCCGCGGCCTTGCCGGCAAATATTCGTCGGTGCTGCTGGCCAATCACGGCCCCGTGGTCGCCGGCGACAGCCTCGAGGCGGCGGTCTTCGCTACCGAGGAGCTGGAGGAGACGGCGAAGCTCTACCTGCTCCTGCGCAACCTCAACCCGCGCTATCTGACCCCGGATCAGGTGAGCGATCTCGTCAAGACCTTCGGTCTCGAACTGCCGTTGCTCGATGATCACGAGGGACATGATCACGGCTGA
- a CDS encoding LacI family DNA-binding transcriptional regulator codes for MDFDFKQQGAVTLAEVAEAAGVGESTVSRVLRNEGSFSRKARERVLEAVERLGYVPNRIAGTLASAGSRLVAFVVPSLSNIVFPDVLRGASGVLEQNRHQAVFSVTDYDLEREEALVAAMLAWRPTAVMLAGFEHTQGTLKMLRASGCRVVEVLDVDGAALDLAVGFSNRAAGQASAEFLLKRGYRRIGYVGHDIDRDTRAGKRFAAFGETLASAGSPLVDREICSGASSVESGRLGLERLLDRHADLDAVYFSNDDMAIGGYFHCLARGISIPSQLAIFGYNGLDIGRVTPQPLSTIRTPRVATGQLAAEFVVTNAPPQVVDLGFELVEGATA; via the coding sequence GTGGATTTCGATTTCAAGCAGCAGGGTGCCGTGACGCTTGCCGAGGTCGCCGAAGCCGCCGGCGTCGGCGAGAGCACCGTTTCGCGCGTGCTGAGAAACGAAGGGTCGTTTTCGCGCAAGGCGAGGGAGCGGGTGCTGGAGGCGGTCGAGCGGCTCGGCTATGTGCCGAACCGGATTGCCGGAACGCTCGCTTCCGCCGGGTCGCGCCTCGTCGCCTTCGTGGTTCCCTCGCTCTCCAACATCGTCTTCCCCGACGTGCTGCGCGGGGCAAGCGGCGTTTTGGAGCAGAACAGGCACCAGGCTGTCTTTTCCGTGACCGACTACGACCTAGAGCGCGAGGAGGCGCTTGTCGCCGCTATGCTCGCCTGGCGGCCGACGGCGGTGATGCTCGCCGGCTTCGAACATACGCAAGGCACGCTGAAGATGCTGCGCGCAAGCGGCTGCCGGGTGGTCGAAGTGCTCGATGTGGACGGCGCGGCGCTCGATCTGGCGGTCGGTTTTTCCAATCGAGCCGCTGGCCAGGCAAGCGCCGAATTCCTGCTGAAGCGCGGCTATCGCCGCATCGGCTATGTCGGGCACGACATCGATCGCGATACCCGCGCCGGCAAGCGCTTTGCCGCCTTCGGCGAAACGCTCGCCTCCGCCGGCTCTCCCCTGGTCGATCGGGAGATCTGCTCCGGCGCCTCGTCAGTGGAAAGCGGACGGCTTGGCCTGGAGCGTCTGCTGGATAGGCATGCCGATCTCGACGCGGTCTATTTCTCGAACGACGACATGGCAATCGGCGGCTATTTCCACTGCCTGGCGCGCGGCATCTCGATTCCCTCGCAACTGGCGATCTTCGGTTACAACGGCCTCGATATCGGGCGAGTGACGCCGCAGCCCTTGTCGACCATTCGCACCCCGCGCGTTGCCACGGGGCAACTGGCGGCGGAATTCGTCGTCACCAACGCGCCGCCGCAAGTGGTCGATCTCGGCTTCGAACTGGTCGAAGGCGCAACCGCCTGA
- a CDS encoding MFS transporter, which produces MTLETPAPIGGVYSDRSVEDRAYSKVFWRIIPFLMLCYVVAYLDRVNVGFAKLQMSSELGLSEAAYGIGAGIFFIGYFLFEVPSNVILNKVGARVWIARIMITWGIISAAFMFTTSETVFYILRFLLGVAEAGFFPGIILYLTTWYPAHRRAKIITTFMSAIPISSIFGNPLSGLLMDSFHGTHGLSGWQWMFLIEAIPAILFGVATFFYLDDTIGHAKWLTKEEKKVLAANIEAENRAKSSSPHSIRGTLTDRRVWLMCLIYFCFVLGQYGLNFWMPTLVKATGVTGNLNIGLISAIPYICTFVAMLALGRSSDRLCERRWHLVVPAVIAAGGFIAATMATSTTLAIVCLSLAAAGAISCAPLFWSLPTAFLAGTGAAAGIAWINSVGNLAGFLGPFLVGYLKDFTGSNSAGMYLLAAALVIGSLAVLAVPAKTVNR; this is translated from the coding sequence ATGACCCTGGAGACCCCGGCGCCGATCGGTGGCGTCTACTCAGACCGGTCGGTGGAGGATCGCGCTTATAGCAAGGTGTTTTGGAGAATTATTCCGTTCCTGATGCTTTGCTACGTGGTCGCCTATCTCGATCGCGTCAACGTCGGTTTCGCGAAATTGCAGATGTCGAGCGAGCTCGGCCTGTCGGAAGCGGCCTACGGCATCGGTGCCGGCATCTTCTTCATCGGCTATTTCCTGTTCGAGGTGCCGAGCAACGTCATCCTCAACAAGGTCGGCGCCCGGGTCTGGATCGCCCGCATCATGATCACCTGGGGTATCATCTCCGCCGCCTTCATGTTCACCACCTCGGAAACCGTGTTCTACATCCTGCGTTTCCTGCTGGGTGTGGCCGAGGCAGGGTTCTTCCCCGGCATCATCCTTTACCTGACCACCTGGTATCCGGCGCATCGCCGTGCCAAGATCATCACCACCTTCATGTCGGCGATCCCGATCTCGTCGATCTTCGGCAATCCGCTTTCCGGCCTGCTGATGGACAGCTTCCACGGCACGCATGGCCTTTCCGGCTGGCAGTGGATGTTCCTCATCGAAGCCATTCCTGCGATCCTCTTCGGCGTTGCCACCTTCTTCTATCTCGACGACACGATCGGCCACGCGAAGTGGCTGACAAAGGAGGAAAAGAAGGTGCTGGCAGCCAATATCGAGGCCGAGAACCGAGCCAAATCGTCGAGCCCGCACAGCATCAGGGGAACCCTGACCGACCGCCGCGTCTGGCTGATGTGCCTGATCTATTTCTGCTTCGTGCTCGGACAATACGGCCTGAATTTCTGGATGCCGACGCTGGTGAAGGCGACCGGCGTCACCGGAAACCTGAACATCGGGCTGATTTCCGCGATCCCCTATATCTGCACCTTCGTCGCCATGCTGGCGCTCGGACGCTCCTCGGATCGCTTGTGCGAACGGCGTTGGCATCTCGTCGTACCGGCCGTCATCGCTGCCGGCGGCTTCATCGCGGCGACCATGGCGACAAGCACCACGCTGGCGATCGTCTGCCTCTCGCTCGCTGCCGCCGGCGCCATCAGTTGCGCACCGCTCTTCTGGTCGCTCCCGACGGCATTTCTCGCCGGGACAGGGGCCGCGGCCGGCATCGCCTGGATCAACTCGGTCGGCAATCTCGCCGGTTTCCTCGGGCCCTTCCTGGTCGGCTATCTCAAGGACTTCACCGGCAGCAACAGCGCCGGCATGTATCTCCTGGCCGCCGCTCTTGTCATCGGCTCGCTGGCCGTTCTGGCTGTTCCCGCGAAGACCGTGAACCGGTAA
- the ltnD gene encoding L-threonate dehydrogenase encodes MSLHAESPGRAPTAAVIGLGSMGFGMAQSMKRDGLEVVGYDITPAAAERFAAEGGRAAATLREAVHDADVVVSVVVNAAQTEAVLFGADGVAAAMKPGAVFVSSATMDPAIARRLSEQVEALGLHYLDAPISGGAARAAKGELTIMGSGSPQAFAAARPALDAMAAKVYELGDAAGTGAAFKMINQLLAGVHIAAACEAITFAAKQGLDLEKVYEVITASAGNSWMFENRVPHVLAGDYTPLSAIEIFVKDLGIVQDMARSERYPVPLVAAALQMYLAASGAGMGRDDDSSLARLYAQLSGAKLPGQNKEPDKA; translated from the coding sequence ATGTCATTGCATGCTGAAAGTCCGGGACGCGCGCCCACCGCGGCTGTGATCGGTCTCGGTTCCATGGGCTTCGGAATGGCCCAGTCCATGAAGCGCGACGGCCTCGAGGTCGTCGGCTACGACATTACCCCGGCGGCCGCGGAACGCTTCGCCGCCGAGGGCGGCCGCGCCGCCGCTACGCTGCGGGAGGCCGTGCACGATGCCGATGTCGTCGTCTCGGTGGTCGTGAATGCCGCCCAGACCGAGGCCGTCCTGTTCGGCGCAGACGGCGTCGCCGCGGCGATGAAGCCGGGTGCAGTTTTCGTCTCCTCGGCGACCATGGATCCGGCCATTGCACGGCGCCTGTCCGAGCAGGTCGAGGCGCTTGGCCTCCATTACCTCGACGCGCCGATTTCCGGCGGCGCCGCGCGCGCCGCAAAGGGCGAACTGACGATCATGGGGTCGGGCTCGCCGCAAGCCTTCGCCGCCGCCCGCCCGGCGCTCGATGCGATGGCCGCCAAGGTCTACGAGCTTGGCGACGCCGCCGGAACCGGAGCGGCCTTCAAGATGATCAACCAGCTTCTGGCCGGCGTGCACATCGCCGCCGCCTGCGAGGCGATCACCTTCGCCGCCAAGCAGGGCCTCGATCTCGAAAAGGTCTACGAGGTGATCACCGCCTCGGCCGGCAATTCCTGGATGTTCGAAAACCGCGTCCCGCATGTGCTTGCGGGCGACTACACGCCGCTCAGCGCCATCGAGATCTTCGTCAAGGACCTCGGCATCGTCCAGGACATGGCGCGCTCCGAGCGCTATCCGGTGCCACTGGTTGCAGCTGCCCTGCAGATGTATCTCGCCGCTTCCGGCGCCGGCATGGGGCGCGACGACGATTCCTCGCTGGCGCGGCTCTATGCGCAGCTTTCCGGCGCCAAGTTGCCCGGCCAAAACAAAGAGCCGGACAAGGCGTAG
- the otnI gene encoding 2-oxo-tetronate isomerase — protein sequence MPVFAANLTMMFNEWPFLDRFDAAAEAGFTAVEYLFPYEAPPEAIAERLARNKLEQALFNLPPGDWAAGERGIAALPGRFEELKADVERALDYAAATGVKRLHLMAGLADPSDPEAADCYRRAVAYAAERLAEKGLDLLLEPINGRNMPSYFLNDFGAAERLIADLGLANLKLQFDIYHRQIIHGDVTMALRRLMPVTGHIQIASVPSRQEPDGEELNYPYLFAEIDRLGYAGFVGCEYSPSRGTLEGLAWFKPFARS from the coding sequence ATGCCCGTTTTCGCCGCCAATCTGACGATGATGTTCAACGAGTGGCCGTTCCTAGACCGCTTCGACGCCGCCGCGGAAGCCGGGTTCACGGCCGTCGAGTATCTCTTCCCCTATGAGGCACCGCCCGAGGCGATCGCCGAACGGCTCGCGCGTAACAAGCTTGAACAGGCACTCTTCAACCTGCCGCCCGGCGACTGGGCGGCGGGCGAGCGCGGCATCGCCGCCCTTCCCGGCCGCTTCGAGGAGTTGAAAGCCGATGTCGAACGCGCGCTCGACTATGCCGCCGCGACCGGTGTCAAGCGCCTGCATCTGATGGCGGGACTGGCCGACCCCTCCGATCCAGAAGCGGCAGATTGCTACCGGCGCGCCGTCGCCTATGCTGCCGAGCGCCTTGCCGAAAAAGGGCTCGACCTCCTGCTCGAGCCGATCAACGGCCGCAACATGCCCAGCTATTTTCTCAATGACTTCGGCGCCGCCGAGCGGCTGATCGCCGATCTCGGGCTTGCCAACCTGAAGCTCCAGTTCGACATCTACCATCGCCAGATCATCCATGGCGACGTCACCATGGCGCTCCGCCGCCTAATGCCGGTCACCGGGCACATCCAGATCGCCAGCGTGCCTTCGCGACAGGAGCCGGACGGCGAAGAACTGAATTATCCCTATCTCTTCGCCGAGATCGACCGCCTCGGCTATGCCGGTTTCGTCGGCTGCGAATATTCCCCAAGTAGAGGGACGCTTGAAGGCCTTGCCTGGTTCAAACCCTTTGCACGGAGCTGA
- the otnK gene encoding 3-oxo-tetronate kinase, translating into MTILLGSIADDYTGASDLANTLTKNGLRTVQTVGIPDPSLVLPDVDAVVVSLKIRSVAAEEAVAAASKAERWLRDRGAAHVLYKICSTFDSTDQGNIGPVTEALSRAAGGGIVLVTPAFPETGRTVYLGHLFVNGQPLNESPLKDHPLNPMHDANLVRVMARQSKGSVGLVDLPTVAAGPEAVRARLDALRAEGVAAAIADATSERDLETLGEVALQTPVSTGASGLGLGLARAIACSGRAAAARADTSDAVRPVGGLAAIVAGSCSAATLRQLEVAERSMPVLRLDTERLLKGFDAISAAIAWAGERISAGPVVIAASASPDVVSRLQSQYGREASGHAIETATATIAGELVARGVKRLVVAGGETSGATVDRLAIPAFLIGPEIAPGVPVLRTVGNAQGDMLLALKSGNFGGEDFFSAALAMMG; encoded by the coding sequence ATGACAATCCTGCTCGGATCGATCGCCGACGACTACACGGGCGCCTCCGATCTCGCCAATACGCTGACCAAGAACGGACTCCGGACCGTGCAGACGGTCGGCATCCCCGACCCGTCGCTTGTATTGCCGGATGTCGATGCGGTCGTCGTCTCCCTGAAGATCCGCTCTGTCGCCGCCGAGGAGGCCGTCGCTGCGGCGAGCAAGGCGGAGCGGTGGTTGCGCGATCGCGGCGCGGCCCATGTGCTCTACAAGATCTGTTCGACCTTCGATTCCACCGATCAAGGCAATATCGGTCCGGTGACGGAGGCGCTCAGTCGAGCCGCCGGCGGCGGCATCGTGCTGGTCACCCCGGCCTTTCCGGAAACCGGCCGGACGGTCTATCTCGGCCATCTCTTCGTCAATGGCCAGCCGCTCAACGAAAGCCCGCTCAAGGATCACCCGCTCAACCCGATGCACGACGCCAATCTGGTGCGCGTCATGGCTCGGCAGTCGAAGGGAAGCGTCGGCCTCGTCGACCTGCCAACCGTGGCAGCCGGACCTGAGGCAGTCAGGGCGCGGCTCGATGCCTTGCGCGCCGAGGGCGTGGCCGCGGCGATCGCCGATGCGACTTCAGAGCGCGATCTCGAAACGCTCGGCGAAGTGGCGTTGCAGACGCCGGTGTCGACCGGCGCCTCCGGCCTCGGACTCGGCCTGGCGCGCGCCATCGCATGCTCCGGTCGCGCCGCTGCGGCAAGAGCCGACACGTCGGATGCTGTCCGACCGGTCGGTGGCCTTGCCGCGATCGTCGCCGGCAGTTGCTCGGCGGCGACGCTGCGGCAGCTCGAGGTGGCCGAACGGTCGATGCCGGTGCTGCGGCTCGACACCGAGAGATTGCTCAAGGGATTCGACGCGATTTCCGCGGCGATTGCCTGGGCCGGCGAGCGGATTTCCGCGGGCCCGGTCGTCATTGCCGCAAGCGCCTCGCCCGATGTGGTTTCACGCCTGCAATCCCAATACGGTCGCGAGGCATCCGGCCACGCCATCGAAACCGCGACCGCGACGATCGCCGGCGAACTGGTGGCGCGCGGCGTCAAGCGCCTCGTCGTCGCCGGCGGCGAGACGTCAGGCGCGACCGTCGACAGGCTCGCTATCCCCGCCTTCCTGATCGGCCCCGAGATCGCCCCCGGCGTGCCGGTGCTTCGCACCGTCGGCAACGCCCAGGGCGACATGCTGCTGGCGCTGAAATCGGGGAACTTCGGAGGCGAAGACTTCTTCAGCGCGGCGTTGGCGATGATGGGCTGA